A stretch of DNA from Prinia subflava isolate CZ2003 ecotype Zambia chromosome 9, Cam_Psub_1.2, whole genome shotgun sequence:
TTGTGCTGCCTGTGCAAACACCACTTGGAGATGATAAAAACAAATTTACGAAGGCTATAGAGGAAggatttatttcactttctCGCCCAGGTCAAGCAATACATGTATCTGACGATTGTGTGTACCCAATTTTGTTGTAATTATATCAGCAAATTATTCTTTATAATCTTATTATTTTTAGCAGTCTCCTTGTGCTTGGGATAATTAGCTTTCTTCACTCAGTGTAAAAACAATTCAACTTGCCAGCtaggcagggcacagctccatTATCTGTTTTGGGTTTAAATTTATTCCCTATATTCTTGGACACTTTgtgtaaattaaaaatttcataGTCCCTAATACTGTACACGCTGTTCATTCAGTGATGAATTAAGGTCCCTAAACCTCTACGTTTGCTATTAGATATCTCACCCACTTTATATGTTAATCTGTGCTAATGAATTCCACAACCCCTAGCCACAGCGAGATGACTAAAATTATTACCACTTACAGAGATATGcctttttcatttaaagttCAATTCAAATTGCTCCCATAAACAGTCTGCCACACAAAGATACCTCCTTTAAAGAAGAGTTACTTACCTGTAAGTAGAGTTCTCTGAAGGTAGCACTATCTGTGGATACACATTCCTCAGCCACGTGACCCCTGGTTTGTGGCAGGGGGGAGTGGATCCATCCCTTGATAGTTAAGACTTTTCCCTCAAGGCACTTCATtacctctgcagctcctgtgccttgAGGGTCGTTTGTGTCACAGCCTGTCAACACAACCACCCCACACTTTTGGGAAGGGCCTGGACCAGGCTGAAGAGCAGAGAGGCTCCGTAGAGTGGTGGCCATTGTGTTGAGGGAACATCTACACAGCAGCTCTGTACTGAGCCAGACTCAGGTGTGTGTCTTCTTCCCTCTCAGGATTGCTACCTATGAGCCTTCACGGCTCAACGGCAGAATAGAAGAACAGCAAATCCAGtgaaacaaaaacacagaaggCAACGAAAAAACTGGCACAGAATCACACGTGTAGCACAAGAGTCACCCAGGTGTCAGCTTGCCCATGGTGCAGCTTCTTGCACTTCACAGAAAGCCTGGCTACACAAGCAAAATTCTACTGctctcaaaaggaaaataatttaaatattacagTTTTCTCAGTGAAGGAGAACAGCAATACCCTCTATTGAGCGATTGTGTTTCAAACCAGTAGAGGGCATTGGCATACACACAGACTAAATAGGTTCGTTAGAGGAGCTTGAAAAATCAGCTgttatttataaaaatgaaacaatagCACACTTCAAATACAGTACAAAGTAACAGAACCAGCCCTTCAAAGTTAAatcaacacaaaaataaaactactgCGATTCTTGTAAGACTTTCCAATTATATAGATCTTTATTGCAGTACAAATACAAAACTAATTAATTTTATCTAATATCCTTGAAAAGTAGTTAAAATAGTGTTGTTTGTTTCACAAACTAAACCAAGGAGAGGTTAAGTACCTTGCCCTAGCTCTGTATCTGAGTGGCACATGAGCTGTAAGACTCCCTATTGTACTTCTAAACAACATCCATTAATACACAAAGCAAAACTCTCTGGGAGGTTAAGAGAACTGCTTTCTGACTCTTTTTGTGTAAAAGAAGTCAGGTGCTACTCCATTTGGTGATACGGCAGAAGGGTGTTCCTCTTCTAGTCCAGAGAAATGCATCCAAGATCCCAATGCAGCATAAAGATTTTGTATTAATTACAGCAAAATTGGGATTCATAGATTTGGGTCAATGAAATTTGTCCATTTCTAGGTGAATTCACATTGTAGTGAATTACATGACTTCAGGTTCCATAAAACATATCCTGCACTCAAAATAACAAATGCAGCAACAGAGGGGTCAGGTCAGAAAACACAACAGTCCCCAAACGGCAGGAGAACCCCAAAGGGATGAATAAATGCTATTTTATTCACAATGAGAAGAGAACTTCACGCCCACTGCCTGCCCTTGTTGGGATCCAGTCGGGTCAGGTTAGTGTTGGTATGGCTACATCTACAAAAGCTCAGTTACATAAAAAAACATTCTGGAGAACCCAGATCAGCACCTTGAAGCACTTACACTTTTGTCAGACCTACACCATGAGATTAATTTGTGCAATTGTTATTTGTTCCTTGGCTTGACCCTCTGAAATCCCCATGCCAGCATCTGTTGATGCCCTGGAGTCTAAATGGGCTCAAAACCTTCAGAGTTTGTTCACAAAAGACAAGGGTGATGGAAACTCTTTCACCTGTGAGGCACTAAAGTTGAAAACACCTTGTTCATTCCTCACAGGAAGCCTGTGGCAAGAATGGGAACTGAGCACAGATCTTCCAGGCTTCAAACTGGAATTTTGAACAGGTTTTACTTCCTCCCTGAATAATCATTGTGTGTTAGTGCTTtagaaatgccttttttaaagGGTACACAAAACAACTTGTTCATGGGCTGCTGATGCTTAAAACCACAGACATTTCTTTCTGATTCTGTGGTcagaattttcatcaaaatgcaaaACTCAGAGGAGCAAGGACATTGTAAATGGTGCTGCAAAAATATTCTCATTAAAGCTCAGGGCTTGATGCTACATTAATCAGTTATGTACTTctctaaaataagaaaatttagAAACATCTACACAGACTTGCTTAGATCTTATATAGCAGAGTATGTGGAAAAAAGCCATGTGTAAACCTTTTAACTGACTTTAAATGTTCATTTGACTATAATTATTTAAAAGGATTGataaaaagtatattttaagtTTGCAACAAATTAAAAGTTTAGGAAAGAAAACTCAGAGCCTATTTTATTGTCTTTACATCTCTCTTTAAAATCATActaattttcctttccaacaCTATTTTATTGTATTAAAATATCCCCATGCCAGAAAAAATTCTCATTATGTTAGCAAAAATGAATACAAGGGAGATAGTATACTAACACAATGACTGTAATCTGTTAATACAATAAGGCCTTCCTATTATGTTTGAAGAAGAATCCAGTTCTTGATCATTTTGACACAGTTTGAAAACACTGTGTCAAAAGGATAGAATGTAGGATATTTCTCTGTTTAAGAAAAAGTTTCTCATGTCCATATTTACtgttaaaaaaccaaataataCTGCAAAATTTATGTTGGAGTAGATTTCATTTCTGCACTAGGAAATTGTGTGTTTTTGTGGAAATGCTCATGTACAGGAGTATTTGTGATTAGCTAAACATGTAAAATTTTCAAACCTATATCCAAGGAACTAGTTCAGGCCTTCAGTGTGTTCCAAATTGGCCTGAAAATGGGAATTGCACTGTGAGAAGCCACCATGGGGacctggcacacacacagccatCAACTTTTCTGGGATCTGACAACCCTGACCACTTCTGTGACTGGCACTCATTAGGAGGGTTTCAAAAAGAATCCAGAACACATCTGACAAAATACAGTATCAGCACTGGGACTCAAGGTAGTATCTGTAAATATCCAACACCAGGTAAAGGGAGAGATGAAGAGAAAATTGCCTAAGACCTGACAAATCATAGAGATCCTGAAAGATTCAAATTAAACTTGATGTTACATTTAATTGCAGTAGTCCTTCTTTCTAAAGTTCAAGTCATTTTTAATAACAGCATCAGAAATAGCTAAGCTGTAATTACTGTGTTGTGCCAGTTTGATGTTCCACAGGAATCTCAAAGGCATGACTCGTTTCATTCATGAGACTCATTGTTTGGCAGGTCTCCAGGACAGGAATTCAAGTGAGAAAGGAAATTAGATCAGTTGaccaaaaggaaataaatcagaTTATTTGAATATTTGCTCAACGGGGAACAGAAAATTGCCATCAGAAAAATTCGACACTGAACCAAGTGTTGGCCACAATAGCAGCCCTCAAAAATTTGATGTAGGGACATCAGGACTGGTCACAAGGTTGTGCTGCCTTCTATTTTCTTCTACAGATAAAAAGGCTTTATACATTATTTCAGCACAAAACCCCTGCAGTAAGTTGTAAATTCTGATAAGCAGCCAACAATCTCTTTTGTAGTTTCATCAAGCACTGACTTTGTGAATACAAATACTTCTGGTAAAAGTCTGGCAGGAGCTCTCGCCACCATTTTTCCTGTGGAAGAACCTGTGagaagtcagaatttttttatgGGAGGACTGGAGATATACTGTGAAAATGTGGcttttaaaatgacaagtacATTTCATTTGTAATTATAAAATGCAATTAATGTGGATATTTGAGTACTTCATTTGTGTGCACCACCAGTGTCATTCTTTGCTACAAATTTGTTGGGGATACTAAATAAGGAGCATGATGTTTGGGCACAAATTGtgtaatgaaattaaatttgcCTTCTGAAAATGTAACCTTACCAAACATATAAATTTACAGGTCATAAAGATGTCACacaccttttaattttttgagtGTGTTCAAATTTGGTCACATTACAAAAATATCATGCAGTCTAATGGTCTAACAACTTGCTAGAACAAATGGCAATGAATACCCAGTATCAATACAGTTATTAATTACCAGTTATCTGTGTACCAAATACAACCAATTATtcaatgtaaataaaataactcTCTTAAAAATTGATTTCCCAGATGAGAGGAAAATCTAGTTAGCAAGCTGAGTGTGAAATTTACATGTAGTTCATGAAAAAGTGATTACTTACGGAATTAATTGATTTTAGAAATGAATCTGAGGATGTAAAATTATGgcataaaaaggaaaacaatctGAAGATCTGATTTATGTCCATGAGAAAGGCATTTAGTTTTTCCTTCCATGCACAGCCAATCCCAGATGCTGGGATCAACCAAGAAATCCCTACTAAGTGTCATAGTTCTGATTATCTGTCTTTATAACACTTGTCCTTTTCTCATTCCCCTCTTGTTTGTCCACAGCTGAGTCATGCTCTAGTTTGGGGTCAGCAATTCCTTTCTCCAAAGTCTCATTATCATATTGAGATACCGTTTTCAACCTGTCAAACCATCACTAAAAGTACATCTTCTCACAAATTATTTGGAAGATGGGAAACCCTCTGTCTTTCAGACACATTTCAGTGCTAGTGATGTCAGCATCATCTTTTCCTTGtgcctcccttcctgctgaTCCTTCTGTGCAAGATCTTCTTGCTGGATCATATTCAGGCTGCTCCTAAGTACTTGTGTCATCTGCCTCACCTAGGAAAGCTGAAAGGACAAGGTATAGCAGAATCTTCAGATAAACAAGTCCTTTGCTCTGCACAGACTTTgcatttttgtggttttctcttTACCACATTAACCCAAGGCATTACTGGGAACTTTGGAGGGATTTTTCAATTTTTGAAGAGTATGACCTTCATCATTCTACCCCAGCATAAACATTTTGGTGTGGCTTAACTACAAGGCTTACTTTTGGAAGAGATGCCACATTCCTTTCCAGCAGCAAGGATTGCTGTACAGCTTGATGCTTGTCCTTCTTCTGAAAGAagctcagaggagcagctgagggagctgggggtgtttagtcTGAAGAAAAAGAGGTTCGAGAGTGGACCTCATCTGCTCCACAACTCCCTGGCAGGAGGTTGGAGCCAGACTGGTGTCGGGCCCTTCTCCCAAGGAATAAGAGACATGATGAGAGGAAATGACCTTCTGCTGCATGAATGGAGATTGAATTAGGAGtgattttttcactgaaaggggGACcaaacattggaatgggctgcccagggaggtgatggagtcaccagACCATGAGATGCTAAGCGAAACACTGCATGTAGCACCTGGTGTCATAGTCTGTTTGGGGCAGTGGCGTTGGGTTGTAAATGGGACTGGGTAATTTCGGTGgccttttccaatctaaatgacTCTCAAACACTGACACCTCGGCACCACACACCGCCCCTTCGGCGGCGCTCCCCTCCCTCAcagcgccgccggccccgccccgccctcACAGCGCTCCGCCCCCGGGACACCCggccccgccccttcccgcTGCCATGGCGACCGCCGCGCCCTCTGATTGGCTGCGCCGCCCCGCCCAATCCGGGCCCGGGGTGTTCCGGCGGTGCCAAGATGGCGGCCAGGTAAACAcggccgcgggcggcggcgctgaGGGGGCTCCGTGGGCGCTGCCCGGCGGGACGGCGGGGCTCGGCTGCCTTCCCCTAGGCCAGCGTTCAGCCGCGTTTCTCCTCGCGTCGCTGCCCCCTCGCTTCCCCGGCCTGCCGCCTGTCCGGGCGGGTTCTTCCCTGAGGCGGCCCGGCGGCGGAGGGAGGTGGGTGTGCTGTCCCCGGGAGTTGCCCCTGTGGGGGCACGGCAGGCGTTTGCTGCAGGGTCGCCCCTAAACTGAAAGGATCTGGAAGCAAACGCATAGGGGAACAACTTTAAAGGACAAGGAGTGAGGAAAATAAGAGCCAGTGATCTCAGCTTCTGTAATCAAGTTGTCTTCTTCTTTCTGAAATAGTAAGTATTAGGACCTTTGTACTGTGCTTGTCTAAAACATGTATCGATAAGTAtgtaagagaaacaaaaatattcctgaTGGCATGTTTTgctatttctctcttttcttcttgcaGGTTGTTTTTGTGCTGGGATGGGTAACCTGGTGTCTTTGCAGTGACTTGAAATAGTTTGGACTATTAAACTGGAAGATTCCATTTAAACTGGAAGATGTGGAGTGGGCTGTTACCTCCAGGACTGAATGAAAGTGATGTTGATCTAAGTTCTGATGATGGAGACGAATCGCCTGATTCCTGTTTGAAGCAAGATGCAAAAGAAGATGCTGAAAGATTTCAGGGGACTGAACAGGAAATTAATGCCAGCAGTGAACCTGCTGTACCAGTGACAGATGAAGAAGGTGAATGTCAAACGTGCCCTCCTGGAGTTTCTGTAAATATCTGGAATGTATGTATCCTTACAGGTCTCCAAATGAGCATACTGCAGTGTACTCAAATGGCTGATTCttagattaaaataattcagtgtGGAATAGTCAATATACAAATCTGAAATTAGATAAAATATGATCTGAGTATACACACCTTAGATTGTTTAAAGCAAGGTGAACAGGAGATTAGGAAGGAAGGGATTAGGTGGTAGTTTGGTGGTCACTGAAAGCACAGCAAGGAGTAGTCATAAGTATAAAGTTGCATAAAACTTGTGTTTTCAGTGGTTTGTGGGCTCTGAGCTGCTTGGTGGGTGCTTTCTGCACTGGCAGGGATTTACAGCTCAGTGGTGCAGCCTCAGTGGGGGTGCTGCATTTTGGAAAGGGgaggttttcctgctgcttgctgcaggtTTAACTGCAAACATTCAGACTCAAGAATTCCTTATGACCTCCTGATTCTGCAGTTGCACGTAAagactgggaaaacaaaaaacctgtaACAAAACAATGCGGTTTAGGCTTTGGATTCAAAATAAGAACTGGCAAAAAATAGCTGCCCTCTTTCATCCCTCAATCCTTGTAGGTAGCAAGGCTGTGACCATGGTGTCACTAATTTGTGGATTACAAACTACCAGGTAGGCAATAAAAATACATGGTGTAGCTCAGGAGTGCACAGCAAGCAAAGGTGTGTTCTGAATCACATACTGTGAGAGAACTGTCAGGTCTGAACAGTCCTGGGATGTAGGGAGGGCAAAAGTCAGGGAGAGGTGATGAAAGATTAGCACCAGTTCCAGTTTGACACCATCAGAGTCGCATGGTCTCGATTTATAAATTGGGATGTAACAGATAACACTAGGCACTGTGGATAATTAAACATTTCTCTGTGTAATTTCttaaaaatggggggaaaatgtaaaaacacTGACTTGCTTTTTCATAATCTTGTAGAAATTTATGGAGCTTCAGAAGAAACACCGTGAGATGAAAATGCAGGCAAAAGAGGAGAACAGATGCCGAAAAAGAAAGCGCCGCCGAAAAGGTGGTTTTTTATGAGcaacagaatttctttttttcaaattgaaTTAGTACCAATACATGctgttttgtggggttggtggttttggtttttgaggagggtttttttgtgtatttttttaatgaagtattGTATTCTAGCTGTTAtctaaggtttttttttctgcttgtctaCATCATTTGCAAGGTTGTAGTGAGGTTGTAAGAATGCAAGTAGTATATTTGTCCTCTCCTTAAAAAGGAGGCAGAACTTACTCAGTTAATACTGATTTGTAATGATTAGGTGTATTTCAGTAGTTCTGTAAAACCTACTTTTGCACATTCTGGTTAAAACTTCACAGATACTGCGGGAGTTTCATAGAGCTGAGTGCTTTAAATCCACATGATCATTGGGTAAAAATCCCAGTGTGTTGATCTTTCAAAGCAAATGTGACCAATTAGAGCTCTGTTAACTTCATTGGATGCTGTGGGGTATCACTGTGTaatgttggattttttttctttctttttccccttagcaaagcagagaaagacCGATGAAGTGCCTGAGAGGTATAACCAGGTCAATGGGATTACCTGAGGTCTGGTAGTAGCAGGCAGAACTTGTAATAAGCTTGACCACATTCATAGCCAAAGCCTAGCTTTAAGCACTGtgtaaaatatcttttaaagtTCAGTGTCTTTGTTGGGCAGGCTGAATTGCAGTGATTGTTTGATGCAGTGTTATTACTTCATCTTAAAAATCAACACAAAGGTATTATTTAATGTAACTTTTAATAGACTTAATGTTCTTCCTACTTCCTTCATACAAGCTCCTGTTCAATCTGctccttccctttttccatcTTGGCAGTGTTAGGTTTATGGTTAGACTAGATCTGAAAGACTTTTTTCAACCTaaatggttctatgattctatcaGCTTGCTTTCAAGATTGTGAAATTATACTTAAAAGGGGAAGGAATAATTAATTTCACTccatttaaaaactgaatgGGTGAAAAGACCATGTCTGCCAAATGGAAGAGTTTATTTTAGCTGTGAAAAGGATATTAcaagttgtggaaaaggggagTGGTTATAGTGAtgacttgtttgtttgtttttagtagTCAGCAgttggaaaatgaagaaaaatggaaagaactTACACAATACTTTGGAATCAATGATAGATTTGAATTACCTGTGGACAGCAGGGCTCCACAAAAGGTGACTGTTACTACAAAGGCAGTGTCAGCTTGTATTTGGTAGTAAAAGAACTTGTCCTTAACTGAGATAGGAATGAAACTGAGGCAGTTTGAGAGTAAAGGATACAGTCACTCTGAGGAAGGACGATTTTGtgaactttttaaataaataacctTGAGTACTTGCTGTGCTTGCTTTTAAGACAGTATCCAGGCTTATTTCcagtctggtttttttttttctcttattgtGAGAGACAGAACACTTCATATGCATTGTTtgacttttccttttgttttgcttcatcGTGTTTTAGCTTTAAAATGTGTCATATAAATCCTCCAGGTGACACCAGTGGCTACAAGAAATAAAGAGGCAAACCTAGCATACATTTTGATTGGATTCATAACACATTCTTTTCATAAATATTACTGTGTAACTAGTCATAGCTGAAACTATTGGCACACATGATGGATAAGTTAAGAATCTCACTATATTGTGAGTTTCTGGTAGTGCTGTT
This window harbors:
- the FAM204A gene encoding protein FAM204A isoform X2, translating into MWSGLLPPGLNESDVDLSSDDGDESPDSCLKQDAKEDAERFQGTEQEINASSEPAVPVTDEEGECQTCPPGVSVNIWNKFMELQKKHREMKMQAKEENRCRKRKRRRKAKQRKTDEVPESQQLENEEKWKELTQYFGINDRFELPVDSRAPQKSGLELSIEKCVAEGDIAKAEELSDRLATRELGVKIAKAAACRNFVKAKQEAEAAQEAQKKKKLAWGFEAKKRWETKSNMGYM
- the FAM204A gene encoding protein FAM204A isoform X1; the protein is MWSGLLPPGLNESDVDLSSDDGDESPDSCLKQDAKEDAERFQGTEQEINASSEPAVPVTDEEGECQTCPPGVSVNIWNKFMELQKKHREMKMQAKEENRCRKRKRRRKAKQRKTDEVPESSQQLENEEKWKELTQYFGINDRFELPVDSRAPQKSGLELSIEKCVAEGDIAKAEELSDRLATRELGVKIAKAAACRNFVKAKQEAEAAQEAQKKKKLAWGFEAKKRWETKSNMGYM